One region of Betaproteobacteria bacterium genomic DNA includes:
- a CDS encoding FAD-dependent oxidoreductase, whose protein sequence is MASRSDWDVVVVGGGLGGLSAACRAAQLGLKAAVLERGTEPQYLCNSRFSGGILHISQHNVQEPAENLVQVIEEATLGECDPALARALAEDARRAVEWLRSEGAKFIRVGQIVWQQHVLAPPRPITPGLDWKGRGPDVTLRTLEANLIQRGGAVLRGTAARALMEAGGRCVGVEAEREGSSVQFGAKAVVIADGGYQASFDLIGKHITPAPEKLMQRGASTGVGDGLRMAQSLGAAVTRLDAFYGHMLSRDSFHNDKVWPYPQLDELGTAGIVVDARGERFTDEGMGGVYVANMIARLPDPLSTWAVFDDAVWNGPGKAARIPANPNLVKAGGTVHEARTLTALAEIIGVPAERFELTVAGYNQALAAGKLEDLAPRRTSTRIAAMPVAKPPFYAVPLCAGITYTMGGIAIDPDGQVLRTGGGGSIDGLYAVGTTTGGLEGGSGVGYVGGLIKAATFGIRAAERIACALG, encoded by the coding sequence ATGGCGAGTCGAAGTGACTGGGACGTGGTCGTGGTGGGCGGCGGGCTCGGCGGCCTGAGCGCCGCCTGCCGGGCCGCGCAGCTGGGATTGAAGGCGGCGGTGCTGGAGCGCGGGACCGAGCCGCAGTACCTGTGCAATTCGCGCTTCTCGGGCGGCATTCTGCACATCTCGCAACACAACGTGCAGGAGCCGGCCGAGAATCTGGTCCAGGTCATCGAGGAAGCGACGCTGGGCGAATGCGATCCGGCGCTGGCCCGCGCGCTCGCCGAGGATGCGCGCCGCGCCGTCGAGTGGCTGCGCAGTGAAGGCGCCAAGTTCATTCGCGTCGGTCAGATCGTGTGGCAGCAGCACGTGCTTGCGCCGCCGCGGCCCATCACGCCGGGGCTCGACTGGAAGGGACGCGGCCCCGATGTCACGCTGCGCACGCTGGAAGCCAATTTGATCCAGCGCGGCGGTGCGGTGCTGCGCGGTACGGCAGCGCGAGCGCTGATGGAGGCGGGCGGTCGGTGCGTGGGCGTGGAAGCCGAACGCGAGGGCAGCTCCGTTCAGTTCGGCGCCAAGGCCGTGGTCATCGCCGACGGCGGCTATCAGGCGAGCTTCGACCTCATCGGCAAACACATCACACCGGCGCCCGAGAAGCTGATGCAGCGCGGCGCTTCGACCGGCGTGGGCGACGGCCTGCGCATGGCACAGTCGCTCGGCGCCGCAGTGACCCGGCTCGATGCCTTCTACGGTCACATGCTGTCGCGCGATTCGTTTCATAACGACAAGGTCTGGCCTTATCCGCAGCTCGACGAGCTGGGCACCGCCGGGATCGTGGTCGATGCGCGCGGCGAGCGCTTCACCGACGAGGGCATGGGTGGGGTCTATGTCGCCAACATGATCGCGCGCCTGCCCGATCCGCTCTCGACCTGGGCGGTGTTCGACGATGCCGTCTGGAACGGCCCCGGCAAGGCGGCGCGCATTCCAGCCAACCCGAACCTGGTGAAAGCGGGCGGGACGGTGCACGAGGCCAGAACGCTCACGGCGCTGGCCGAGATCATAGGCGTGCCCGCCGAGCGCTTCGAGCTCACCGTGGCGGGTTACAACCAGGCGCTGGCTGCGGGCAAGCTCGAGGACCTCGCCCCACGTCGCACATCGACCCGCATCGCTGCGATGCCGGTGGCGAAGCCGCCGTTCTACGCGGTGCCGTTGTGCGCCGGGATTACCTACACCATGGGCGGCATCGCGATCGATCCCGACGGACAGGTGTTGCGCACGGGCGGCGGTGGAAGCATCGACGGGCTGTATGCCGTCGGCACCACCACCGGCGGGCTCGAGGGCGGCAGCGGCGTGGGCTATGTCGGCGGGCTCATCAAGGCGGCGACGTTCGGCATTCGCGCGGCAGAGCGAATCGCTTGCGCGCTCGGATAG
- a CDS encoding NAD(P)H-binding protein, translated as MGERTALVIGATGVTGTPLTEELLAAGWPVYAVSRRAPMLRAGLDASRLRHIAVDLADPDACLRTLGRLNEVTHLFYCGNAPDSPTRLRLMSNVLDAVEQGSARLENVHLMQGTKYYGCHLGPFKVPARETDPRVPGADFYYSEEDCVRARARGKRWTWTAVRPHSVCGYARGNPLNLAVALGIYGSLARAAGESMAFPSTPACSEARFNVVDSELLARAAIWCSTTSACGNEAFNINNGDIFRWMDIWPSLAGFFDLDAAGPQAKRLPEYLAEHQGAWLRLSEADGLASFPYERIAAWAQGDYRAPSSRFACEYDVVSELSKARAFGFDEKVDTTRMFLRLFERLRAERVIA; from the coding sequence ATGGGGGAACGTACCGCGCTGGTGATCGGGGCGACCGGCGTCACGGGCACGCCGCTCACCGAGGAGCTGCTTGCGGCGGGCTGGCCGGTGTACGCGGTGTCGCGGCGGGCCCCGATGCTGCGCGCGGGCCTGGACGCATCGCGCCTGCGCCATATCGCCGTGGATCTCGCCGATCCGGACGCCTGCTTGCGCACGCTCGGTCGGCTCAATGAAGTGACGCATCTTTTCTACTGCGGCAACGCGCCCGATTCCCCGACGCGGCTGCGGCTCATGAGCAACGTGCTCGATGCCGTGGAACAAGGCAGTGCGCGGCTCGAGAACGTGCACCTGATGCAGGGAACAAAGTACTACGGCTGCCACCTCGGGCCGTTCAAGGTGCCGGCGCGGGAGACCGATCCGCGCGTCCCCGGGGCCGATTTCTACTACAGCGAGGAAGACTGCGTGCGTGCCCGCGCCCGCGGCAAGCGCTGGACATGGACCGCGGTTCGGCCGCATTCGGTCTGCGGCTACGCGCGCGGCAATCCGCTCAACCTGGCGGTGGCGCTGGGCATCTACGGCTCGCTCGCGCGCGCCGCGGGCGAGTCGATGGCGTTTCCGTCGACACCGGCGTGTTCCGAGGCGCGCTTCAACGTGGTCGATTCCGAGCTGCTCGCGCGCGCGGCCATCTGGTGCTCGACCACGTCGGCCTGCGGCAACGAAGCGTTCAACATCAACAACGGCGACATCTTTCGCTGGATGGACATCTGGCCTTCATTGGCCGGATTCTTCGATCTCGACGCAGCCGGGCCGCAGGCGAAGCGCCTGCCCGAGTACCTGGCCGAGCACCAGGGCGCGTGGCTGCGGTTGTCCGAGGCCGACGGCCTCGCATCTTTTCCCTATGAGCGCATCGCGGCGTGGGCGCAGGGCGACTATCGGGCGCCGAGCTCGCGCTTCGCTTGCGAGTACGATGTCGTCTCGGAATTGTCGAAGGCGCGCGCTTTCGGCTTCGACGAGAAGGTCGACACGACGCGAATGTTCTTGCGCTTGTTCGAGCGCCTGCGCGCCGAGCGTGTCATTGCCTGA
- a CDS encoding oxaloacetate decarboxylase: protein MLLTARRARYREILQGNVCVHPASVFDAMSARIAASLGFEVGMFAGSTASATVLGAPDIIVLTLTEFADQILRICRASPMPLMVDADHGYGNAINVMRTVEELETAGVSGLTIEDTVLPTAFGAKGEQMITIPEFVGKLKAAVAARQDPSLTVIGRTNGLKLSGIPETIERVKAAQDTGVDAIFLVGGTKRAEIEAVHEICRLPLILGGATPELSDKQWLAEHGVRVALQGHQPLYASVKAVYDTLKHLREGGTTAALKDKVASEELLDVALRQKDYKRWQGEYLK, encoded by the coding sequence ATGCTGCTCACCGCACGCCGCGCGCGCTATCGCGAAATCCTGCAAGGAAACGTCTGCGTCCACCCGGCGTCGGTGTTCGACGCCATGTCGGCGCGCATCGCCGCCTCGCTCGGGTTCGAGGTCGGAATGTTCGCCGGCTCCACCGCCTCGGCCACCGTGCTGGGTGCGCCGGACATCATCGTCCTGACGCTGACCGAGTTCGCGGACCAGATCCTGCGCATTTGCCGCGCCTCGCCCATGCCGCTCATGGTCGACGCCGATCACGGCTACGGCAACGCGATCAACGTCATGCGAACCGTCGAAGAGCTCGAAACCGCCGGCGTGTCGGGCTTGACGATCGAGGATACGGTCCTCCCGACCGCGTTCGGCGCCAAGGGCGAGCAGATGATCACGATTCCCGAGTTCGTCGGCAAGTTGAAGGCCGCGGTCGCCGCGCGCCAGGACCCGTCGCTCACGGTGATCGGTCGCACCAACGGGCTGAAGCTCTCCGGCATCCCGGAGACGATCGAGCGGGTGAAAGCCGCGCAGGATACCGGCGTGGATGCGATCTTCCTGGTCGGCGGCACCAAGCGCGCCGAGATCGAGGCCGTGCACGAGATCTGCCGCTTGCCCCTGATACTCGGCGGCGCCACGCCCGAGCTTTCCGACAAGCAATGGCTGGCCGAGCATGGCGTGCGCGTCGCGCTGCAAGGGCACCAGCCGCTCTATGCGTCCGTCAAGGCTGTGTACGACACGCTCAAGCACCTGCGCGAGGGCGGGACGACTGCGGCGCTGAAAGACAAGGTCGCCTCCGAGGAACTGCTCGACGTGGCGCTACGGCAGAAGGATTACAAACGCTGGCAGGGTGAGTACTTGAAATGA